GCGGCGCTCTCACTAATTTGCGGTGATTGGCTTCCTCACCTCGCACCACGCCCTCGCGGGCCAACATGGCTCCCATTGCCAGGCCGGCGAAGCCCATGCCGACATCGGCGAGGAATTGTCGTCGCTTATGCATCGTGCTTCTCGCTTTCAGCGGATCGTGACAAAGTCGTTGTGATTGAGCAGGACGTGCATGAGATTTTCGCGAGCACGCTGCCTGGGGTCGGCAGCCGGAGCGACAGTGCTCACGGTGCCGGCCGAGAATGCGGTCAATGTTTTTTGATCGGCCAACTGAGTCGCTTGCTCAAGGAGAAACTGCTCACACGTTTGCAGTTCGTCCGCCGTTGGTTCGCGGCAAAGGACGCATTCAAAGGCAGCGGCGATGAACGGAGCTTCGGTCGAGCCAATCTTTCTGACTGCGTGTTGTTCGCTCAGCTTTTTTGCAAGCAAACGGGCCTGGGCCAGTGAGAGAGGGCTGTTGCTCATCGCCAGAGCCTGTTGCGGGGCGATGCTTTCGCTGCGGCGATAACATTCGACAACATTCGGGCTATCGAAGACCGCCAGGAACGTCATCTTCTTCTCTTTGGTGTTGCGAAAATACAAGCTGCGGCGAGGAAGCACAAAACCCTGCGCGGGGTCGAGATCGGGCCCACCGAGCGTCAGGTCGAGCGAACCTGCGAGCGACAGCGTGGCGTCGCGCACGACTTCGGCTTCCATCCGTTTGGGATTGGCTCGCCAGTAATAAAGATTGTCAGGATCAATCGACTTGTTCGCGGCAACTACTTCGCCGGCCGCGGAATGCAGTCGGTAAGTGCGACTCGTGACGATGAGTCGATGCACGTGCTTCATCTTCCAGCCCGAATCCATCAGTTCGACCGCCAGCCAATCGAGCAGCGGTTGATTTGTTGCCGGTTTGCCGTTCATGCCCAGGTCGAACATGGTCGGCACCAGCGGCGAACCAAAGTGCCGGAGCCAAATGTGATTCACGGCCACACGGGCGGTCAGCGGATTCTTCTTATCGGTAATCCACTTTGCCAGTGCAAGTCGCCGGCCAGTACTGTTGGCCGGATAGAGGGGCGTGAGTCGCGTATAGTTCTCGTGCGGTTGCGTGGTTGCCACTCGCGCGGCGTCGATGGCTTTTACGCCGTTCAATACGGCGGTTTCCGCGGCAGCCACTGCTTGCACTGATTTGGCATCCTCAATCTTTTTGGCTCGGCGTGCGGCGAGCAAGTTGATTTCCAACTGCACAAGGTTCTTCTCGGCAGCGGCGAGTGCGACCATTCGTTCGGCAGCGCCTGCTGCGAGCGCAAGCTCTTTGGCATTGGCTGCGGGAGGCGAAGAATAGTTGGCAACATCGGCTGCCAAGCGGGCTCGGACGAACAGCAGATTTGCTTCGGCAGCCAATTGTGCTTTCTCAGCGAGTGCGCGTTGCAGTTCGGCGTCGGCAATCGCGGTGGGAACCTGCGGCGGCGACGGAGGATCGGCCTTGAATGTGTCAGGAAGTTGAGTTGCCTGCACCAGGACAGTGGCCAAATGCGAAGTTGCTGTTTTGAGTGCTTCGTACGACTTGGCAAGCTCTGCTTGTGCGGTGGATTCCGTTTCGTCGCGGACGAATTTTTGCAAACCAGGATAGACCGAGTGATTTGGGAGTGAGACTGGATTCAACGCAAATGGCACATCGCGAAAGACGCGCGGAGTTTGCGGAGGAAGTGGCTTTTCCTTGACGGGGTCTTTGTCGTTGCCGCGTGTAAATAGGTACGTTGGCGTTTCGGCTTTGGCATCGTAAACACGGACGAGCCCGTCCAGATTGACGTCCGCCTGTCCGGGCACGCGATCGGTGCGGATCTCAAGCGGCTCAAAGAACGCGCGAAGTTGATAGTACTCCTGCTGCGAGAGTGGATCGTACATGTGATCGTGACACCGAGCACAGTTGAACGTCACGCCAAGGAATGCCTTGCCTGTGTGTTCGATTGTGTTATCAAGCCAGGTGTGCCGATTGAACTTGTACCAGTTGCGCACCAAAAAGCCCGTGGCCCGCAATCGCTGCGGATCGTCCGGCGCCAGTTCATCGGCCGCCAGCATGTCGACGAGCATTTGATCGTAAGGGCGGTCGGCGTTTAGCGATTCGACAATCCAATCGCGCCACCGCCAGATATGGGGCTTGCTTTCACGAATCTCCTTGCCGTAGCCATCCCAATCGCTGTAGCGCCAGACGTCCATCCAGTGCCGCCCCCAGCGCTCACCATATTTGGACGAAGCCAGGAGCTGGTCGACGACTTTCTCGTAAGCTTGGGGCGAGTCATCGGCGAGGAAGGCTTGCAGTTCGGCCGGAGTGGGTGGCAGGCCAATCAGATCGAGATAGATCCGCCGCAGGAGCAGATTCTTTGGTGCATCGCCGACAGGGGTCAGTTTTAACTCGGCATGTTTCGCAGCCACCAGACGGTCGAGGGGATGATTCGACCAGGCGGAATCAGCGATCGGCGATAGCTCAGGACGAACGGGCGAAGTGAATGACCAGTGGTCGATCTTGGCTTCTTCTTCGGCCGAAGGAAGCTTCGCGCCGGCATCAATCCACGAACGCAGAGTGCCAATTTGCTCGGGCGTCAGTGGATCGCCTTCGGGGGGCATTTGCAGATCGCCCGTCTTCATGACCGCAGCCATCAAGCGACTATCGCCACTCTTGCCGGCAACGAAAATCACACCCGTTTCGCCCCCCTTTTTAATCGCAGCCGCTGAGTCGAGTCGCAAACCGCCTTCCTCCGCTAGCGAACTATGGCAGCGATAGCAGCGGGAGACAAGGATCGGCTTCACGTCGCGGAGAAAGGTGACTTCGGCCGCTGGTAGCCCGGCTGAACCGGCCAGTAACGCCGCAAGAGTGAGCGAGCAGCGAATGAGGGCGGGGCGTGTCATGTAGGGCTGTTCCTCGGCAGTCAAAACTCTGGCAGCAATTCCCTTGCTCAAGTTGCCTGAAAACATCGTAAGTGCTGAATGGATAAGGCTCAAGCGAAAAAATCGACGGCCGTTGATGAGTACGTGAAGCGATAAGGCTCAGCCTCCCATCGCGCGCTTCAAGAGGATCGCCAACTGAAAGGGAATCAACCAACTCGAGATAAACCCGAACGACGCCAGGAGCCAGAAAATGGTGACTGAGTTTTCGGACGAATCCAAAATGCCGTCATCAATGGCCTCGCGCATCCGCCGCGCGGCAACATATGTTGTGAGCAGCGGCGTGAACGCCAGCAGTCCGACTCCCACGATGGAACCAACCAGTGCGATCGGGGCCAGCAGGACTCCCAGTACGCCGGCGATGATAATCCCAACGATCCAGCTGCCGAGAAAGAAGCCGGCAACCTTCGTCAGCCAGCGCCGCGCGAGGAGCCAGACGATCAACAGCAACATCTGCCAACCGATGCAGCAATAGGCGGCGATACTCTCCTGCCGCAGGTTGGGCTGAAACGGCAGCACACGGCTAAAGTTAAAGGCCTGCTCGACCAATTCGCGCTGATCCTTGAAGACGAACGGGTCGCAAACCAGGCAGACGATGGGCATTAGCAGGCCCCAAACCAGGTCGAACATGAAGGCCTGACGCCGGTGATTCCCCTCAGTGCGATGTGGATAATAAACGTTTGTCCAGACCAGCGATGCGACGAACGTAATCGTAGCGCCCCACAAACCGAAGGCTCGAATCAGCCCCAGCATCACGGCGAGCAGCGTCGTTACGAGCATTAATTCTCGCAGCGAATAGCGGGGCGGAGACGCTACTGCAAATTCGCCGTCGAAGGCAAGTTGCATCGCCTCGTCGATGGCTCGACGAAACCGCGCTTCGCGAGCAGCCTCGGTTTCGACGGACTCCGAATTGGAATTGGTTTCGAGCGGTTCAGTCATGACGATTTTCGTGCTCTTCAGGCTCCCCTGATCCTATACGTTGGCAGGCCGGAAGTGTATTCTTAGCGAAAGCCCGGCGAGCAACTTCTGCTGGCTGTCGGCTGATAGATTTGCCGGGTTTGGCGATCGATTCTGTCTTAGCTGCAGGCTGGCAATTCCCAGCATCAGAAAGTTTCAGTCATGCAATGCCGAGGAGTGCGCGGGGCGACAACGGTGGAGGCCAACACGCGCGATGAAATCCTCACCAACACGCGCCAGCTCCTCGCGCTGATGATCCGGGCCAACAATATTGACCCGCAGGACGTAGCTAGTGCGATGTTCAGCGTGACTAGTGACCTGAACGCCGAGTTCCCCGCCCTGGCTGCCCGGCAATTGGGTTGGCTCGATGTTCCCCTGCTCTGCACCTATGAAATTGACGTTCCCGGTAGCCTGCGCCACTGCGTCCGCATCATGATTCATTGGAACACCGTGGTTCCGCAGCACGAAATCCGGCATATTTACATCAAAGAAGCGACCCGTCTGCGACCGGACCTCTCCAAACTTCCCCCAGTCGACTTTGCGGACCTGGAGCGCTGGATCGCCGAGCAGATGCAAAACTTCAAACGCTGAAAGAGCCGCTATCGCTAGCGGATTATAACTGCACCCGCCCCTTCCCCTCGCTCACTTTCCCTCTCGCAACGGGCGCGCGGGCAGGTTAAGATATGACGGCTTTAGCGTCTGCTGTTGCGGTACGATGCGCGAAGCTGGGGAATTTCACTTTCGTGCGGTTGAGTTTGTGAATATCAAGTTCCAACCGCGGCGATAACTTCCCTAGTCCCAGCTGTCACCACAATCGCGACTCGGCTTAGCGGCCAAACCTGCACGGTTGCTAAGAAGCTAAACAGAGTCCTACCAGGCACTTACACCTGTCGGCGGAGCGCATAGGTTGGGCGGGTCGGCATTGCAAAATGCTCCCATGGATGGACGAAGCTCAAATTCAGGGAAGAACGCGTTCGCATCGGCCAGAGGCCAATCGCGAATGACACAGCAAGGAGATTTTGCGGATGGCTGATCAATCGCTCCTTCGTGGGCTACTCGCTCGTCGCTCATTTTTGCAGGCTCTTAGCATTAGCGGCTTCAGTGCCGCCATTGCACTTGGCACACCACCCGAATCGCGAGAAGAACTCCGCGAACCAATCTTCCGGGTCTCCAAGGCCAACAACCCCCCCGTGGATGCAGCTGCCAAAGTTGCTGCTCACCCGCTCGATCCAGCCATCGACCTGGCCAACGAGACACTCATCAAAGTTCAGCGCGAAATCACCGACTACACGGCGATGATCGTGAAGCGTGAACGGGTGAACGGCAAGCTTGGCAACCACGAATTCATGGAAGCCAAGATTCGCAATCGCAAGATTATCGATGGCAAGCTGGCCCAGCCCCTTTCGGTTTACCTTAAGTTCGTGAAGCCCGACTCGATGGCCGGCCGCGAAGTCATCTGGGTCGAAGGTGCCAACAATGGCAAGATGCGGGCTCACGAAGGTGGTGCCACCGGCAAGTTCCTGCCCACGGTTTGGCTCGACCCGAACGGCATTCTGGCCATGCGTGGCCAGTTGCACCCGATTACCGAAATTGGGTTTGAAAACCTGGTGGCCAAGCTGATTGAAAAGGGCGAGAAGGATCGCAAGCACAGCGAGTGCGAAGTCGAATTCAAGCCCGGGGCCAAGATCAACGGTCGCGCCTGCACTGTGCTGCAAGTCAAGCATCCCACACCGCGTCCCCACTTCGAATTTCACATCGCCCAAATCTTCATCGACGACGAAACCAAGCTCCCTGTTCGCTACGCGGCCTTTCACTGGCCCACAGATCCCGCCGATAAGCTGGGCCCGGTAATCGAGGAATACACTTACCTCGACGTGAAGTTGAACCCAGGCCTGGTCGATGCCGACTTCGATCCGAACAACCCGAACTACAACTTCTAACAGGTGGAGCAGGCCGCTTGCCTGCCATTCTCACCGATATCGCTTGCTGGAAACACCTCGCTAGACGCTTCCAGCAAGCCGCCACGAAGGAATCTTCCTTCCTATCCGTCGCGGGCAACTTCCGCTGGCTACCCTTTTGCGTTCTCACGCCATGACCAGACTAGTCAATCAACAGTTGTATAATTGTTATGGAGGAGATCATTGCCAATTTGATAGCACGCACACGACACTTGCGACCATTGTTTCAAATTATTCGAAACGATGTCGCCAGGAAATAGTGTCGACTAATGGCGAAGTCGCGGCCCTTGTGCTGACGAAAAGAACGACGACCGCGGAGCTTGCGACAGTCAAATTGAATGGAACTTTTGGCTCGCGCATCAGGAAACTGATTTTGGAAATTTCCACAAACTTTCAACCACTTGCGCCGACACCAAGCTCCCTAACTGCCTGCCAGGTAAACGATTCGCAACTTTGCGACCGTCAAAGCGAACAGTTTGCGCGAATGAGTTTAGTGGAAATTTATTTCGTTCCACTTGCCGGTTTTCGAGATCTAGTTCGCGCTGGCACTAAGGGGCTACCGAAGTTACTAACGGCCTGGAGCAGGCCGCTAGTCACGAACCAAATTTAGACCATCGGTCGACGCCGTGAGATCAAACTGAGGACAGCGACAAAGAGGGTGGCACCGATGATTGACCAAATGATGGGGAATGTCCTGCCATTAAAATTGATGGCCAGAAAATCTCCCATCCCCAGTGCGCGAGCCAGGTAAGTGCCGAGTAAGGCACCGATCAGGCCGAGCACGATCGACACGAGGCAGCCGCCATGCGAGTAACCGACAATGGCTTGGGCGAGACTGCCGCAAACACCGGCCACGAGGAGCAGGAGCAGGATTTCTAACAGTGACATGGCAGGTCAAAACTTTCTGAGTGAGGTGCGCTTAGTGAGGTGCGAAGGTCATTCGGAAACAAACCGGGGTTGTAACTTACGAACCGGGCTTGAGGTCGACGTCGCCGGTCAGGCGTTTGACCTCGGCACCGGCCCGGTCAGTATCTGCTTTCAACTTGTCTTGATCAACGATCAGTTTGATTTCGGAGTTGTTCGTCGTGGGCTGTTGCCGACTCGAGAGAGTCAGATAGCCACGATAAAAGCTGAAACCAATCACGAGAACTACGATCAGCAGCAAAAATACTCCAAAACGACTTCGCACGGGACACCTCGATTTCAGCAGGAATGTTGACAAAAAAAACTGCGGGCAACCTCCTTGGCCATCGAGCCTTGGTCACCCACAGTCTACGTGGATCAAATCAGGCAGTTTCGCAGCGGTTCCACCGCTCGTTAGTCGCGACCCTTGCCCTTGCCTTCGCCACCACCTCCACCCCCCTTACCCTTGCCTTCGTTGCCGCCACCACGGTTAGGTCCGGGGCCAGCAGGTTGAGGATTCGGATGGGGTGCCGGTGCAGCCTTGGGAGCTTCACGCGGCGGTGCTGGATTCACTCGCTGCGGGCGAGGAGTTTCAGCCTTTGGTGCGGGAGTAGGAGTACGATCAATTCTCGGCCCTGGCTTCGGCAGATCGGCCTTGGGGGCGCCTGCCTTCGGCATGGGAGTGCGATCAATGCCGGGAGTTGTGCCCGTCTTAGGCGGGTCACGATTATCACGGAGATCATTCTGTGGACCGGGACGATCGCGTTCGACCTTTGGACGGTCGGGCGTATCGCGAGGCGTCGCCGGGTCACGCGGCGGATTGCGCAGGTCGTTCAACGGTCCTGGCAAATCGCGAGCTGACTTCGGTGCATCTTGCGGCAACGTACGTGGATCGGTTCCCCGTTCCGTTGGCTGCTTGGTGCGCGGCACATCTTCGTTACGATCCACGGGTGGAGTGAGAGGACGATCAAGCTTTGGTGCGGGAGTATCGGTGCCACGGCCAGGCAGGACATCGCGGCCAGGAACATTGTCTCGGCCAGGAACATTTTCTCGGCCAGGAACATTGTCTCGGCCAGGAACATTGTCTCGGCCAGGAACATTTTCTCGGCCAGGAACATTTTCTCGGCCAGGAACGTTGTCGCGGCCAGGAACGTTGTCTCGGCCAGGAACGTTGTCTCGGCCAGGAACGTTGTCTCGGCCAGGAACGTTGTCTCGGCCAGGAACATTGTCTCGGCCAGGAACATTGTCTCGGCCAGGCAATTCACGTCCGGGAAGATCGCGGGCGTTTTCACCACGGCCATCGCGACCGGGCTGAGTGTTTTCATCGTTAATTGGCGGCTTCAGCAGGCGAACGCGATCCGAGCCACGGTCGTCACCCTCGCGACGAGCCGTCTTGTCCGATTCGACCTTAATCCGCTGTTGACGATAGGTGTCGAGATCGCGAGAAAGCCTGCCGACGTCGCGGCGAGCATCGTCGGTAAGGTTGTTGAACTTCCAGTTGTTGTCCTTCACTTTCGCGAAGTCCTGCACCGTGCCGGCAACGAAGGAGTCGCGATTGTCGCCACGCCTTTGCCAATCAGCGTAGGTGCGGGCGGGACGGTCTTCCTCGCGGTCACGCATGTTCTCGTAGCGCGACTCGACGCGGCGTTCCCAATCGCGGTCGTCACGATTGTTCCAGCGGCTGTACGAGTAGATCGGGTCATAGCCGTAGCGGCTGTTGTTGAAGGCAAACCAAGGGAGAATGCCGCGGCCACGGTAATTGGCTGCGTAGTAATCTCCGAAGTAGTAGTGGCGATACGTGGGCCGCAGGAACAAGTGATCAACGAACGAATTCGTGTTAATCACAATCCGCGGCGAGTAGACATAGCCACTGGCCACAGGGCCACGGAAAAAGGCGGGAGCATAGAGGATGCCGCGGCGCTGCAGGTTGTAATCCCAGTAACCGTTGACATAGACATAGCCGCGCGGTGTGTAGACATAGTGGGCGTTGGTCCAAATCCAATTCTGGTGACCCTGCGACCAATAACCGGCGCGCCAAACATAGCGGTTTTGTTGCCAAACCCAGCTGCCAGGAATCCAAATCTCGGCACCGGTCGGTGCTTGGGTGCTGGGGCCCGCGTCAACTGTTTCGGGAGGGGCTGGCAGATATTCGGTTTCGGTGACTTTCATATCGGCCCAATAGCCGGGCATCCATTGAAAGCCTTTCGTCACCTGAGCCCAATAGCCGGGAACCCATTCGCGAGCAGGGGGAACAGCTCGCCAGATGCCACTGATCCAAATGAAATCGTTCCGCTCGTCGTCCCAGCCCCAATAGCCAGGAATCCAAGCGATGTTGTCACCAGCAGGACGCTGTTCTGGTGGAATCTCTTCGATCATGGCTGGTGGCTCTTTGGCCACGATCAAGCCATCCTCGACGGGAGGTGTCACCGACTGGGCGAAGGCCTCGTGCACCGGGCCGCGCGTGAGGAGTTCTACATTGTCTTGATTGTCGGTCGCAGCAGCTGCGATTGGCGCAGGATCGCGCGGGAGTTCTTGAGCACGCGCTGAGTAAGCACTCA
Above is a window of Anatilimnocola aggregata DNA encoding:
- a CDS encoding DUF1571 domain-containing protein, giving the protein MADQSLLRGLLARRSFLQALSISGFSAAIALGTPPESREELREPIFRVSKANNPPVDAAAKVAAHPLDPAIDLANETLIKVQREITDYTAMIVKRERVNGKLGNHEFMEAKIRNRKIIDGKLAQPLSVYLKFVKPDSMAGREVIWVEGANNGKMRAHEGGATGKFLPTVWLDPNGILAMRGQLHPITEIGFENLVAKLIEKGEKDRKHSECEVEFKPGAKINGRACTVLQVKHPTPRPHFEFHIAQIFIDDETKLPVRYAAFHWPTDPADKLGPVIEEYTYLDVKLNPGLVDADFDPNNPNYNF
- the aroH gene encoding chorismate mutase; this encodes MQCRGVRGATTVEANTRDEILTNTRQLLALMIRANNIDPQDVASAMFSVTSDLNAEFPALAARQLGWLDVPLLCTYEIDVPGSLRHCVRIMIHWNTVVPQHEIRHIYIKEATRLRPDLSKLPPVDFADLERWIAEQMQNFKR
- a CDS encoding YXWGXW repeat-containing protein, with the protein product MKRVIYSLAALGCASWLSAYSARAQELPRDPAPIAAAATDNQDNVELLTRGPVHEAFAQSVTPPVEDGLIVAKEPPAMIEEIPPEQRPAGDNIAWIPGYWGWDDERNDFIWISGIWRAVPPAREWVPGYWAQVTKGFQWMPGYWADMKVTETEYLPAPPETVDAGPSTQAPTGAEIWIPGSWVWQQNRYVWRAGYWSQGHQNWIWTNAHYVYTPRGYVYVNGYWDYNLQRRGILYAPAFFRGPVASGYVYSPRIVINTNSFVDHLFLRPTYRHYYFGDYYAANYRGRGILPWFAFNNSRYGYDPIYSYSRWNNRDDRDWERRVESRYENMRDREEDRPARTYADWQRRGDNRDSFVAGTVQDFAKVKDNNWKFNNLTDDARRDVGRLSRDLDTYRQQRIKVESDKTARREGDDRGSDRVRLLKPPINDENTQPGRDGRGENARDLPGRELPGRDNVPGRDNVPGRDNVPGRDNVPGRDNVPGRDNVPGRDNVPGRENVPGRENVPGRDNVPGRDNVPGRENVPGRDNVPGRDVLPGRGTDTPAPKLDRPLTPPVDRNEDVPRTKQPTERGTDPRTLPQDAPKSARDLPGPLNDLRNPPRDPATPRDTPDRPKVERDRPGPQNDLRDNRDPPKTGTTPGIDRTPMPKAGAPKADLPKPGPRIDRTPTPAPKAETPRPQRVNPAPPREAPKAAPAPHPNPQPAGPGPNRGGGNEGKGKGGGGGGEGKGKGRD
- a CDS encoding PSD1 and planctomycete cytochrome C domain-containing protein, with protein sequence MTRPALIRCSLTLAALLAGSAGLPAAEVTFLRDVKPILVSRCYRCHSSLAEEGGLRLDSAAAIKKGGETGVIFVAGKSGDSRLMAAVMKTGDLQMPPEGDPLTPEQIGTLRSWIDAGAKLPSAEEEAKIDHWSFTSPVRPELSPIADSAWSNHPLDRLVAAKHAELKLTPVGDAPKNLLLRRIYLDLIGLPPTPAELQAFLADDSPQAYEKVVDQLLASSKYGERWGRHWMDVWRYSDWDGYGKEIRESKPHIWRWRDWIVESLNADRPYDQMLVDMLAADELAPDDPQRLRATGFLVRNWYKFNRHTWLDNTIEHTGKAFLGVTFNCARCHDHMYDPLSQQEYYQLRAFFEPLEIRTDRVPGQADVNLDGLVRVYDAKAETPTYLFTRGNDKDPVKEKPLPPQTPRVFRDVPFALNPVSLPNHSVYPGLQKFVRDETESTAQAELAKSYEALKTATSHLATVLVQATQLPDTFKADPPSPPQVPTAIADAELQRALAEKAQLAAEANLLFVRARLAADVANYSSPPAANAKELALAAGAAERMVALAAAEKNLVQLEINLLAARRAKKIEDAKSVQAVAAAETAVLNGVKAIDAARVATTQPHENYTRLTPLYPANSTGRRLALAKWITDKKNPLTARVAVNHIWLRHFGSPLVPTMFDLGMNGKPATNQPLLDWLAVELMDSGWKMKHVHRLIVTSRTYRLHSAAGEVVAANKSIDPDNLYYWRANPKRMEAEVVRDATLSLAGSLDLTLGGPDLDPAQGFVLPRRSLYFRNTKEKKMTFLAVFDSPNVVECYRRSESIAPQQALAMSNSPLSLAQARLLAKKLSEQHAVRKIGSTEAPFIAAAFECVLCREPTADELQTCEQFLLEQATQLADQKTLTAFSAGTVSTVAPAADPRQRARENLMHVLLNHNDFVTIR
- a CDS encoding GlsB/YeaQ/YmgE family stress response membrane protein gives rise to the protein MSLLEILLLLLVAGVCGSLAQAIVGYSHGGCLVSIVLGLIGALLGTYLARALGMGDFLAINFNGRTFPIIWSIIGATLFVAVLSLISRRRPMV